Proteins encoded together in one Sulfoacidibacillus ferrooxidans window:
- a CDS encoding cold shock domain-containing protein, with amino-acid sequence MQGTVKWFNGEKGYGFIRVDGDNDVFVHYTAINGDGYRTLEEGQQVEFDIVEGQRGPQAANVSKL; translated from the coding sequence ATGCAAGGAACAGTAAAGTGGTTTAATGGAGAAAAAGGCTACGGATTCATCCGTGTCGATGGTGATAATGACGTTTTTGTTCACTATACCGCCATCAACGGAGATGGATATCGCACGCTCGAAGAAGGTCAACAAGTTGAATTTGACATTGTTGAAGGACAACGGGGACCGCAAGCTGCTAATGTGAGTAAGCTATAA
- a CDS encoding NPCBM/NEW2 domain-containing protein, with product MIRSFSGYGIGLLIGSVVFGGISFASTGVQAIHVRYANIQIKVDGKVIPTEAQPFIYHKNVYVPISTIGLGLGSHVQWVGGLDDVMVTEPGQSLEQSGSLSYDTSPVLWYGPTHTTYHNGSLEVSPIALASMMGEPFSYDASTHSFYIGQGDGSGLPLVHFPVVREYGDFASWSQGNIGPASGWNDGPPEIDGKVYANATGQSIVWSPVSDSSVVPGVVYNLRAKYAYLTGVFGMDSAVSSQNAVQLTVLGDGQQLYQSPWMTASEAGTPVAVNVSGIHLLSVEFAVKTADGTIYSMGQATPSSTVANADFLDVRVHS from the coding sequence GTGATACGTTCATTTTCAGGATACGGCATTGGATTACTCATCGGAAGTGTCGTATTTGGTGGAATTAGTTTTGCAAGCACTGGTGTACAAGCTATTCATGTGCGGTATGCCAATATTCAAATAAAGGTAGACGGTAAAGTGATCCCTACAGAAGCACAGCCTTTTATCTATCATAAAAACGTTTATGTTCCTATAAGTACTATTGGTCTAGGATTAGGTTCACACGTTCAGTGGGTTGGTGGACTAGATGATGTGATGGTTACAGAACCAGGGCAGTCCTTAGAACAATCAGGTTCCTTATCGTATGATACGTCACCCGTTTTATGGTACGGACCTACGCACACTACATACCACAACGGTTCTCTTGAGGTGTCGCCAATCGCTTTAGCTAGTATGATGGGTGAGCCGTTCTCCTACGATGCTTCAACACATTCCTTTTATATTGGGCAAGGAGATGGCAGTGGATTACCCCTTGTTCATTTTCCTGTGGTACGTGAGTATGGGGACTTTGCATCATGGAGTCAAGGGAATATAGGGCCTGCATCAGGGTGGAACGATGGGCCACCTGAAATTGATGGTAAGGTATATGCAAATGCCACTGGACAGTCCATCGTATGGTCGCCAGTTAGTGATTCTTCTGTAGTGCCTGGAGTTGTCTATAATTTACGCGCTAAATATGCGTATCTCACAGGGGTTTTTGGTATGGATAGTGCGGTGTCTAGTCAAAATGCAGTGCAGTTGACTGTGCTTGGTGACGGACAGCAGCTGTATCAGTCTCCCTGGATGACGGCATCTGAAGCGGGCACGCCAGTTGCGGTCAACGTGAGTGGTATTCATCTACTGAGCGTCGAGTTTGCGGTTAAAACTGCAGATGGTACGATCTACTCGATGGGACAAGCAACCCCTTCTAGTACTGTAGCTAATGCAGACTTTCTGGATGTGCGTGTGCATTCATAG
- a CDS encoding NPCBM/NEW2 domain-containing protein encodes MKRQFSIIAGVVTSAFLFGGVSYASVGIQQIQASFHNIQLIVDGKTIATNAQPFIYNKNVYVPIYTVGNALGANVQWINNIPEVDVTGKFPAATTVPSRQPLSVWINGNQMPDGVIGSKGQLYVPAGDVAYQTATGLMPTVNASGNLDLSQVSPTTPEGTLLTTLSPSSVSGDFSNSSLYPGGHLTGFYAPTVLGKMYSGPSTVEWGITTSESAVIPQVTYSLHGQYQTLSGMFAVDDITRNFGGAAQLVFVGDGKVLSSTGWVQGGSAPVPFSIPVTGVNTLQIQYQLKDANGTVYSSGDTYQAPSVNADQVSGPVVFTDLIQPTLSEAATVTVSTSNSASTVTRRIK; translated from the coding sequence GTGAAACGACAATTCAGTATCATCGCGGGTGTTGTAACGAGTGCGTTTTTATTTGGTGGTGTATCTTATGCCAGCGTTGGTATCCAACAAATTCAGGCATCCTTTCATAATATCCAACTCATCGTGGATGGTAAGACCATTGCCACGAATGCACAACCCTTTATTTATAACAAAAATGTATATGTGCCCATCTACACTGTGGGCAATGCGCTAGGGGCAAATGTACAATGGATTAATAATATTCCGGAAGTGGATGTTACAGGTAAGTTTCCCGCAGCAACAACTGTGCCCTCAAGACAACCATTATCTGTATGGATTAATGGCAATCAAATGCCTGATGGGGTCATTGGGAGTAAAGGTCAGTTATATGTCCCCGCGGGTGACGTTGCGTATCAAACAGCAACTGGGCTTATGCCAACGGTTAATGCATCGGGAAATCTTGATTTGTCTCAAGTCTCTCCTACAACACCAGAAGGAACATTGCTTACAACGCTTTCGCCAAGCAGTGTAAGTGGAGATTTTAGTAATAGCAGTTTGTACCCTGGTGGGCATTTGACAGGATTTTACGCGCCCACTGTATTAGGAAAGATGTACTCTGGGCCATCTACTGTTGAATGGGGCATAACGACTTCAGAGTCTGCTGTGATTCCGCAAGTTACGTATTCGCTACATGGGCAATACCAAACTTTATCAGGCATGTTTGCAGTAGATGATATCACACGCAATTTTGGAGGTGCAGCACAGCTTGTTTTTGTCGGTGATGGAAAAGTTCTTAGTTCTACCGGATGGGTTCAAGGTGGCAGTGCGCCAGTTCCATTTTCTATTCCTGTAACAGGAGTGAATACGCTACAAATACAGTATCAATTAAAGGATGCCAATGGCACGGTCTATTCGTCAGGTGATACCTATCAAGCACCAAGTGTCAATGCTGATCAAGTGAGTGGTCCTGTTGTCTTCACGGATCTTATACAACCGACGTTGTCAGAGGCAGCTACTGTAACTGTTTCCACAAGTAATAGCGCATCTACAGTCACTAGGCGAATCAAGTAA